The proteins below are encoded in one region of Nitrospira sp.:
- a CDS encoding chromosome partitioning protein ParB, whose translation MEKKALGRGLDALLPGSGSPSPLPNVVRERSADVLELELDHIVPNRYQPRHDFPESALEELSDSIKLNGLLQPIVVRRKGDGLYELIAGERRWRAAQRAGLHRISAHIRNCTDDEAIVLALVENIQRNDLNPIDTAHAYQRMMAEFGMGHDLIAHRVGRERSSIANQLRLLNLPDSVQQLVAANVLSMGHAKVILGLHGEDVQIRVAKESVVRQWSVRELERHLQAEKPSRKAKRAKVHHSPYQEVESRLQKRWGTKVTVERNGAGGRISLHFFSPEEQERLLEMLLS comes from the coding sequence ATGGAAAAGAAGGCTCTAGGGAGAGGTCTTGACGCATTACTTCCAGGGTCCGGGTCACCGTCACCACTGCCGAACGTTGTACGCGAGCGCAGTGCCGATGTGCTGGAGCTCGAACTGGATCATATTGTTCCGAACCGGTATCAGCCTCGTCACGACTTCCCTGAATCGGCGCTTGAGGAGCTTTCGGATTCGATTAAACTAAACGGGCTGCTTCAGCCAATCGTTGTTCGCAGGAAAGGTGATGGCCTTTACGAATTGATTGCTGGGGAGCGTCGTTGGCGGGCGGCGCAACGGGCTGGCCTTCACAGAATCTCGGCACATATACGTAATTGTACCGATGACGAGGCGATTGTGCTCGCGCTGGTCGAAAACATTCAGCGCAACGATCTCAACCCAATCGACACTGCCCACGCTTACCAGCGCATGATGGCCGAGTTTGGCATGGGACACGATCTGATTGCTCACCGAGTCGGACGCGAACGCTCGTCGATTGCCAACCAGTTGAGACTGCTCAATCTACCTGACTCAGTCCAACAGTTGGTGGCAGCCAACGTCCTCTCGATGGGACATGCCAAGGTGATCCTAGGCCTTCATGGAGAGGACGTGCAAATACGCGTGGCAAAGGAATCGGTCGTACGTCAATGGTCGGTCCGGGAGTTGGAGCGGCATCTGCAAGCGGAAAAACCGTCACGGAAAGCGAAGCGAGCGAAGGTCCACCATTCGCCGTATCAGGAGGTGGAGAGTCGACTACAGAAGCGTTGGGGAACGAAGGTGACAGTCGAGCGAAATGGTGCAGGGGGAAGGATCTCGTTGCATTTCTTCTCGCCCGAGGAACAAGAACGATTGCTTGAAATGCTTTTGTCCTAA
- the mnmA1 gene encoding tRNA-specific 2-thiouridylase MnmA 1: MHRRPTVLLGMSGGVDSSVAALLLVNQGYAVHGVTLQVWEHEDEAVAASKRWQERGCCKVGIARFVAQRLGISHDVIDTRESFKRHVIDDFVGAYLEGTTPNPCVRCNERVKLKSLIDIADKRGFDYVATGHYAQIVREPKGLALHCAVDHRKDQSYFLYRMDPTWLPRILFPLGERLKADVWKEAEKLDLPAEELKESQEICFVSHGDYRTFLLQQAPGIQKPGKMIDQEGRILGDHAGIAFYTPGQRRGLGVATGERLYVQRLEAQRNLVVLGTERDLYSDECEVADLNLLDPDLMGKVAGADVKYRYATAPSYAQLAPHGGNFLRVRFDQPQRALTPGQSAVFYQGTRVLGGGIIR, encoded by the coding sequence ATGCATCGTCGTCCAACGGTCCTCCTCGGTATGAGCGGAGGAGTGGATAGCTCCGTTGCCGCATTGCTCCTTGTCAATCAGGGCTATGCAGTTCACGGTGTCACCCTCCAGGTCTGGGAACACGAAGATGAAGCCGTGGCCGCCTCCAAGCGATGGCAGGAACGTGGCTGTTGTAAGGTTGGCATCGCTCGCTTTGTGGCCCAACGTCTTGGGATCTCTCACGACGTGATCGATACACGCGAAAGCTTTAAGCGCCACGTCATCGACGATTTTGTGGGCGCCTATCTCGAAGGGACTACACCCAACCCCTGTGTGCGGTGTAATGAGCGAGTAAAGCTGAAGTCACTCATCGACATCGCCGACAAGCGGGGATTCGACTACGTCGCAACGGGTCATTATGCTCAAATTGTCCGTGAGCCTAAGGGGTTGGCGCTGCACTGCGCCGTCGATCATCGGAAAGATCAGAGCTATTTCCTGTATCGTATGGACCCGACCTGGCTGCCGAGAATTTTATTCCCCTTGGGTGAACGTCTAAAGGCGGACGTTTGGAAGGAGGCCGAGAAGCTGGACCTGCCGGCAGAAGAATTGAAAGAAAGTCAGGAGATCTGCTTTGTCAGTCACGGCGACTATCGTACATTTTTACTCCAGCAGGCCCCTGGAATCCAGAAGCCGGGAAAGATGATCGACCAGGAAGGCCGGATACTGGGAGACCACGCTGGTATCGCCTTCTACACACCAGGACAGCGACGTGGGCTGGGCGTGGCTACAGGGGAGCGGTTGTATGTCCAGCGACTCGAGGCACAGCGCAATCTCGTGGTCCTGGGAACAGAGCGTGATCTGTATTCGGATGAATGTGAAGTAGCCGACCTTAATCTACTTGATCCCGATCTAATGGGAAAGGTTGCAGGGGCCGACGTAAAGTATCGCTATGCGACGGCACCATCCTACGCCCAGTTGGCCCCGCACGGCGGCAATTTCCTCCGGGTCCGATTTGATCAACCCCAACGTGCACTCACACCCGGCCAGTCCGCAGTTTTCTATCAGGGCACGCGCGTGCTCGGCGGCGGTATCATCCGCTAA
- the atpH gene encoding ATP synthase subunit delta encodes MKKSSVARRYAKALLELLDPGSVGPTRTALTALGTALTESTQLQHVLASPAFSLDEKSGVLTALGQQAGCPRVGLNFLSQLVKTNRALFLPEIAQAFGEFADRSKGTQHVEIRSAAPLDSVMQESLKAKLKSSLKREVDVALRVDPTLVAGIQIHIGSTVYDSSVRNRLDTMQSLLMRE; translated from the coding sequence GTGAAGAAGTCATCGGTTGCTCGCCGCTACGCAAAAGCTTTGCTCGAACTGCTTGATCCGGGTAGTGTGGGGCCGACACGTACCGCATTGACCGCATTGGGGACGGCTCTCACCGAGTCTACGCAATTACAGCACGTGCTGGCCTCACCCGCGTTTAGCCTTGACGAAAAAAGCGGTGTCCTTACCGCATTGGGACAACAGGCGGGTTGTCCGCGGGTCGGTCTGAACTTTCTCAGCCAATTGGTAAAGACCAATCGGGCGCTTTTTCTTCCCGAAATCGCTCAGGCGTTCGGCGAATTCGCCGACCGGTCCAAAGGAACGCAGCACGTCGAGATCCGCTCTGCAGCGCCGCTCGACTCCGTTATGCAGGAGAGTCTCAAGGCCAAATTGAAGTCATCGCTTAAACGAGAGGTCGACGTGGCGTTACGAGTCGATCCAACTTTGGTGGCAGGTATTCAGATACACATCGGCAGTACTGTGTATGACAGTTCGGTCCGGAATCGCTTGGATACGATGCAGTCGCTACTGATGCGCGAGTAG
- the atpA gene encoding ATP synthase subunit alpha: MQIKAEEISSIIKEKIKSFDKAVDVSERGSVIQVGDGIAKVYGLDGAMAGEMLEFPGGVYGIALNLEEDNVGAVLMGDDVGIKEGDPVKRTGRIAEVPVGEALVGRVVNAIGQPIDGKGPITSDQTRRIEVVAPGVITRQSVREPLQTGIKAIDAMIPIGRGQRELIIGDRQTGKTAIAVDTIINQRGLGVYCIYVAIGQKRSTVARVVKTLEENHAMDYSMVVSATASDAAPMQFLAPFAGAAIGEYFRDNGKHALIVYDDLSKHAVAYRQLSLLLRRPPGREAYPGDVFYLHSRLLERAAKLNDKLGGGSLTALPIIETQAGDVSAYIPTNVISITDGQIYLGSDLFYSGIRPAINVGLSVSRVGGSAQIKTMKQVAGTLRLDLAQYREMAAFAQFGSELDKATQKQLARGVRMVELLKQGQYKPMPVADQVLSIYAGVNGFLDDVPVDKVQQFEADFLHYVAQHHPELRKEVTTIGKIDDKVASRLKDVITSFKQRMGYGAQA; the protein is encoded by the coding sequence ATGCAGATCAAGGCAGAAGAGATCAGTTCGATTATCAAAGAAAAAATTAAGAGCTTCGACAAGGCTGTCGACGTCAGTGAGCGGGGTTCGGTCATCCAGGTTGGAGACGGAATCGCCAAGGTCTACGGCCTGGATGGCGCGATGGCCGGCGAGATGTTGGAATTTCCCGGTGGGGTGTACGGCATTGCGCTGAACTTGGAGGAAGATAATGTCGGCGCGGTGTTGATGGGCGACGACGTTGGTATCAAGGAGGGCGATCCGGTCAAACGAACGGGCCGAATCGCGGAGGTTCCGGTTGGGGAGGCTCTGGTTGGGCGCGTCGTCAATGCAATTGGGCAGCCAATCGACGGAAAGGGTCCAATCACCTCGGATCAGACCCGTCGAATCGAGGTAGTCGCCCCAGGCGTGATCACCAGGCAGTCGGTCCGGGAGCCGCTTCAAACCGGGATCAAGGCCATCGACGCCATGATTCCAATCGGTCGTGGCCAACGCGAATTGATCATCGGCGACCGGCAGACGGGAAAGACGGCCATCGCGGTCGACACCATCATCAATCAGAGGGGGCTTGGCGTCTACTGCATTTATGTGGCAATCGGGCAAAAGCGGTCGACCGTCGCGCGAGTGGTCAAGACGTTGGAAGAAAACCACGCCATGGATTACAGCATGGTCGTATCCGCGACCGCGAGCGATGCGGCTCCCATGCAATTTCTTGCGCCTTTTGCCGGTGCGGCCATCGGAGAATACTTCCGCGACAATGGCAAACACGCCTTGATCGTCTACGACGATCTCTCGAAGCATGCTGTCGCATACCGGCAGTTGTCGCTGCTCTTGCGGCGGCCCCCGGGCCGCGAGGCGTATCCAGGCGACGTATTCTATTTGCACTCCCGCTTACTGGAACGCGCCGCGAAGTTGAATGACAAGCTCGGCGGGGGAAGCTTGACAGCGTTGCCCATTATTGAGACTCAAGCCGGTGACGTGTCAGCGTACATTCCAACGAACGTCATTTCGATCACGGACGGCCAGATCTATCTCGGGAGTGATCTGTTTTATTCGGGCATTCGTCCGGCCATCAACGTCGGATTATCCGTGTCCCGTGTCGGCGGATCGGCACAGATTAAGACTATGAAGCAGGTGGCCGGCACGCTGCGCTTGGATTTGGCACAGTACAGAGAAATGGCCGCGTTTGCGCAGTTCGGCAGCGAGCTGGACAAAGCGACCCAAAAACAACTGGCTCGGGGAGTCCGGATGGTCGAGTTGCTCAAACAGGGTCAATACAAGCCGATGCCGGTAGCCGATCAGGTCCTTTCCATTTACGCCGGGGTCAATGGCTTCCTCGACGATGTCCCAGTGGACAAGGTCCAGCAATTCGAAGCGGACTTTCTTCATTATGTGGCGCAACACCATCCGGAGTTGAGGAAGGAAGTGACGACCATCGGTAAGATCGATGACAAGGTGGCGAGCCGCCTGAAGGACGTCATTACCAGCTTCAAGCAAAGGATGGGATACGGAGCCCAAGCCTAA
- the atpG gene encoding ATP synthase gamma chain → MPSLQSLRRKIAAFKNTQKITKAMKMVAAAKLKRSQDRILAARPYAHKMREVLGNLSLRVNRASHPLLQKRQGRRIEVLVVTSDRGLCGAFNGNIVRRSAEFIRQSEAKGLHVAVSIVGRKGRDYFRRRTWTIRQEWTGVFDKLSFEHAIDIGGDLTDNFMKGTFDELYVVYNEFKSAIQQRVIVEKLFPIDTAVEFGGTEVEASTGGSYLYEPDETELLNTLVPKHFQVQAFRILLESAAAEHGARMAAMDGATRNAGQLIKKTTLYYNKTRQAAITKELMDIVGGAEALK, encoded by the coding sequence ATGCCAAGCTTACAAAGTCTGCGCCGAAAAATAGCCGCGTTTAAGAACACGCAAAAGATTACCAAAGCCATGAAGATGGTCGCGGCCGCCAAGCTGAAGCGGTCGCAGGATCGGATTTTGGCCGCCCGCCCCTACGCACACAAAATGCGCGAGGTACTAGGCAATCTCAGCCTACGGGTCAATCGTGCCTCTCACCCGCTCCTTCAGAAGCGACAAGGCCGGCGAATCGAAGTGCTGGTGGTGACGAGTGATCGAGGGCTCTGCGGGGCATTCAATGGCAACATCGTTCGCAGGAGCGCGGAATTCATCCGCCAATCGGAAGCAAAAGGGCTTCACGTGGCCGTCAGTATCGTAGGCCGCAAGGGACGGGACTATTTCCGGCGACGAACATGGACGATTCGTCAGGAGTGGACGGGGGTCTTCGACAAGCTGAGCTTCGAGCATGCTATCGACATCGGCGGAGACCTGACCGACAATTTCATGAAGGGAACGTTTGACGAGCTGTATGTGGTCTACAACGAGTTCAAGTCGGCTATTCAACAACGCGTTATTGTTGAAAAGTTGTTTCCGATCGACACAGCGGTCGAATTTGGAGGAACCGAAGTCGAAGCTTCGACCGGCGGCAGCTACCTATACGAGCCGGACGAGACGGAGTTACTGAATACGCTCGTGCCTAAGCATTTTCAGGTGCAGGCGTTTCGCATTCTTCTGGAGTCGGCGGCTGCTGAACACGGCGCGCGAATGGCGGCAATGGACGGTGCGACACGGAATGCCGGACAGCTCATCAAGAAGACCACGCTGTATTACAACAAGACCAGACAGGCGGCCATTACAAAAGAACTTATGGACATCGTCGGGGGGGCGGAGGCGCTCAAGTAG
- the atpD gene encoding ATP synthase subunit beta: MMSTGTVIQVIGPVVDVEFPPGQLPNIYNALTVDQAEDKAAGKPAVRLTLEVAQHLGENRVRGVAMSSTDGLTRGMDVTDTGAPISVPVGRETLGRLINVLGEPVDEKGPLRAKKAYPIHRPAPRLEDQDTKTEVLETGIKVVDLLEPYSKGGKVGLFGGAGVGKTVIIMELINNIALHHGGFSVFAGVGERTREGNDLWHEMQESKVIDPDDFSKSKASLVYGQMNEPPGARLRVALTGLAVAEYFRDEENQDVLLFIDNIFRFTQAGSEVSALLGRMPSAVGYQPNLSTEMGALQERITSTKRGSITSVQAIYVPADDLTDPAPATAFAHLDATTVLSRQLAELGIYPAVDPLDSTSRILDPQIIGEEHYKIARGVQSVLQRYKDLQDIIAILGMDELSEDDKMVVARARKIQRFLSQPFHVAEAFTGAPGKYVKLKDTVRSFKEILDGKYDHLPEQAFYMVGPIEEAVAKAEKMGVKV; encoded by the coding sequence ATGATGAGTACAGGAACAGTCATTCAAGTCATCGGACCAGTCGTGGACGTCGAGTTTCCCCCGGGACAACTCCCTAATATTTACAATGCGCTCACCGTCGACCAAGCTGAGGACAAGGCGGCAGGGAAGCCTGCGGTGCGGTTGACGTTGGAAGTGGCCCAGCACCTTGGCGAAAATCGTGTTCGTGGAGTGGCCATGTCATCGACTGACGGTCTGACCCGCGGCATGGACGTCACGGACACGGGCGCGCCCATTTCGGTACCCGTCGGCCGGGAGACTCTCGGCAGGCTTATCAATGTCCTGGGCGAGCCTGTCGACGAAAAAGGACCGCTCAGAGCCAAGAAGGCGTACCCGATCCATCGCCCTGCGCCACGCCTTGAGGACCAAGATACGAAGACGGAGGTCCTGGAAACAGGCATCAAGGTAGTCGATCTGTTGGAGCCGTACAGCAAGGGCGGAAAGGTCGGGCTCTTTGGAGGTGCCGGAGTCGGCAAGACCGTCATCATTATGGAGTTGATCAACAATATCGCGTTACACCATGGAGGGTTCTCTGTCTTTGCGGGTGTCGGCGAGCGAACTCGTGAGGGTAACGACCTGTGGCATGAGATGCAGGAGTCAAAAGTTATCGATCCGGATGACTTCAGTAAATCCAAGGCTTCGCTCGTGTATGGACAGATGAACGAACCACCTGGGGCACGCCTTCGCGTGGCGCTGACCGGCTTGGCGGTGGCGGAGTATTTTCGCGACGAAGAAAATCAGGACGTGCTCCTCTTTATCGACAATATTTTCCGGTTCACGCAGGCTGGATCGGAAGTATCGGCGTTGCTGGGCCGCATGCCCTCGGCGGTCGGCTACCAGCCGAATCTCTCGACCGAAATGGGTGCGCTCCAAGAGCGAATTACGTCAACTAAGCGGGGGTCGATCACCTCGGTGCAAGCCATTTATGTGCCGGCCGACGACCTGACGGACCCTGCGCCGGCGACCGCGTTTGCCCACTTGGATGCGACGACCGTCTTGTCCCGTCAGTTGGCCGAATTGGGAATTTACCCTGCGGTCGACCCGCTTGACTCTACTTCGCGCATTCTCGATCCACAAATTATCGGAGAAGAGCATTACAAGATCGCGCGCGGAGTCCAATCCGTTTTACAGCGGTACAAAGATCTCCAAGACATTATCGCTATCCTGGGTATGGACGAACTTTCCGAGGACGACAAGATGGTAGTGGCCCGCGCCCGGAAGATTCAGCGATTTCTCTCCCAGCCGTTCCACGTGGCCGAAGCGTTTACCGGGGCTCCAGGAAAATACGTGAAGCTGAAAGACACTGTCAGAAGCTTCAAGGAGATTCTGGACGGCAAGTATGACCATCTGCCCGAGCAGGCATTCTACATGGTAGGCCCCATTGAGGAAGCTGTGGCCAAAGCCGAAAAAATGGGTGTGAAGGTCTAA
- a CDS encoding pseudouridine synthase, protein MRDNLIVASGERPKRLDHYLAGHLRELSRTQLQRLITLGRIRVRGRKAKPSQRVHGGDRIEFQRPPAVPLQAHLSQGLTPLSEDEDILVVDKPAGVVMHPGSGHWDDTIVNAVLHHFLERGAKEILPKLVHRLDKGTSGVVLIAKTLQAHQSLSRQFAEHRITRRYIALVRGAPVLDQDRIELAIGRDRRDGTIVSANASRPKPAVTRYQILHRYGDVAARLLLIPGTGRTHQLRAHLQAIEHPILGDLRYGGPGAGQLGPIPIGRMMLHAEMIGYWHPRTGQYREHFAPMPAELLTLNEVLRSSDDGIR, encoded by the coding sequence ATGCGAGACAATTTGATCGTCGCTTCTGGCGAACGGCCCAAACGCCTCGACCACTACTTAGCCGGCCACCTTCGTGAACTGTCTCGTACGCAGCTCCAGCGGCTCATTACGCTGGGTCGGATTCGAGTACGCGGTCGAAAGGCCAAACCAAGCCAGCGTGTCCATGGCGGCGATCGAATTGAGTTCCAACGCCCTCCGGCCGTGCCGCTACAGGCTCACCTCTCACAGGGGTTGACCCCCTTGAGCGAGGACGAGGACATCCTTGTCGTGGATAAGCCCGCGGGGGTCGTTATGCACCCGGGATCGGGACATTGGGACGATACGATTGTGAACGCGGTCTTACACCACTTTCTAGAACGTGGAGCAAAGGAAATACTTCCGAAATTAGTCCATCGCCTTGATAAGGGTACGTCGGGGGTTGTGCTCATCGCAAAAACCCTACAGGCTCACCAGTCCCTTTCACGGCAGTTTGCCGAACATCGCATTACTCGCAGATATATCGCGCTTGTCCGTGGTGCTCCCGTCCTTGATCAGGATCGCATCGAACTAGCTATTGGGCGCGACCGACGGGATGGCACCATCGTCTCTGCTAATGCGTCTAGACCAAAACCGGCGGTTACGCGGTATCAGATTCTTCATCGGTATGGGGACGTCGCCGCGCGACTTCTTCTGATACCCGGAACCGGTCGAACCCATCAACTCCGCGCACACCTCCAGGCCATTGAGCATCCTATTCTGGGAGACCTCCGGTACGGCGGACCGGGAGCCGGACAGCTGGGGCCGATACCCATCGGGCGGATGATGCTGCACGCCGAGATGATTGGCTATTGGCACCCCCGGACTGGACAGTATCGGGAGCATTTCGCCCCGATGCCTGCTGAACTCTTGACGCTGAACGAGGTGCTGAGATCCTCCGATGACGGGATTCGGTGA
- a CDS encoding glutathione-dependent reductase, with amino-acid sequence MPLPQFPAEQNDEGEFKRQVDAFRGWITTDGKSGFPAEPGRYHLYVSWACPWAHRTIIVRKLKGLEPIVGMTVVDPLRDERGWAFRQGPGHADDPINGFHYLREAYVATDPHYVGRVTVPVLWDKTVGRIVSNSDDDIMRMFNSVLDAWTTSRLDLYPQGLRSDIDAMNEFLYERVNDGVYRAGFATTQRAYETAVRRLFDALDRLDRRLEHLRYLFGPRYVESDWRLFVTLLRFDAVYHGHFKCNLKRIVDYHNLYGYLKDLYQVEGIAETVNFDHIKRHYYITHNDINPTGIVPLGPLQDLSAPHGREGLVGNVGTARIETLP; translated from the coding sequence ATGCCATTACCTCAATTTCCTGCCGAACAAAACGATGAGGGAGAGTTCAAACGGCAGGTAGATGCGTTTCGAGGCTGGATTACGACCGATGGCAAGTCCGGCTTCCCTGCCGAGCCAGGACGGTACCACCTCTACGTCTCCTGGGCATGTCCATGGGCCCACCGCACGATCATCGTCCGTAAGTTGAAGGGTCTGGAGCCGATCGTCGGGATGACTGTGGTCGATCCCCTCCGCGACGAACGCGGATGGGCTTTTCGTCAAGGACCGGGTCATGCCGACGATCCTATTAACGGTTTTCATTACCTACGTGAGGCCTATGTGGCCACGGATCCTCACTATGTCGGCAGGGTTACCGTTCCGGTCTTGTGGGACAAGACAGTGGGCCGCATCGTCAGTAACTCCGACGACGATATCATGCGCATGTTCAACAGCGTCCTTGACGCCTGGACAACCAGCCGGCTCGACCTGTACCCGCAGGGCCTCCGTTCCGACATCGACGCCATGAATGAGTTCCTGTATGAGCGCGTGAACGACGGCGTTTACCGTGCAGGGTTCGCTACCACACAGCGAGCCTACGAGACGGCCGTCCGAAGGCTCTTCGATGCCCTCGATCGTCTTGATCGCAGGCTTGAGCACCTCCGCTATCTATTTGGACCACGATATGTCGAGAGCGATTGGAGACTCTTCGTCACCCTGCTTCGGTTCGATGCGGTGTATCATGGTCATTTCAAGTGCAACCTCAAACGGATCGTCGATTATCACAATCTCTATGGATACTTGAAAGATCTCTATCAGGTTGAAGGTATTGCAGAGACTGTAAATTTCGATCACATCAAGCGGCACTACTACATAACCCACAACGACATTAACCCGACAGGCATCGTCCCGTTGGGACCATTGCAAGACTTGAGCGCCCCGCATGGCCGAGAAGGCCTTGTTGGAAACGTAGGAACGGCTCGGATCGAGACACTCCCATAA
- the ybcL gene encoding UPF0098 protein YbcL, which yields MGRMVLWVLSLSLLLPIAVEAKAKEKGKEKSGFRVTSPDLIANTKISLKHVYKGFGCEGGNLSPALIWTDVPPETKSFAVTAYDPDAPTGSGWWHWVVYNIPAETTELKTGAGSGDGSQLPPGAVQGRTDFGTSGYGGPCPPKGHGTHHYHFTVHALKVEKLDVSPDATAALVGYMINANRLAKATLTGLYSR from the coding sequence ATGGGAAGAATGGTACTGTGGGTGCTCTCGTTATCTCTACTGTTGCCGATCGCCGTGGAGGCGAAAGCCAAAGAGAAAGGTAAAGAAAAAAGTGGATTTCGCGTCACCAGCCCGGACCTTATTGCCAATACAAAAATTAGCCTGAAGCACGTGTACAAAGGCTTCGGGTGTGAGGGCGGGAATCTATCGCCCGCGCTTATATGGACGGATGTTCCGCCAGAAACTAAAAGCTTTGCCGTGACCGCTTATGATCCTGATGCGCCAACTGGGAGTGGATGGTGGCACTGGGTCGTATACAATATCCCCGCTGAAACAACAGAACTCAAGACCGGCGCTGGATCCGGTGATGGATCACAGTTGCCGCCCGGTGCCGTGCAAGGACGTACGGATTTTGGAACCTCGGGATATGGTGGGCCATGCCCACCGAAAGGGCATGGTACACACCACTACCATTTTACTGTCCATGCTCTGAAGGTTGAAAAATTGGATGTCTCCCCCGATGCGACCGCCGCATTGGTTGGATACATGATCAATGCGAACCGCCTGGCGAAGGCGACACTCACCGGGCTTTATTCCCGGTGA
- a CDS encoding acid phosphatase: MPRAIEALTTIARPLVFLFTPHLILFAAALLVSAVLGGAPCADFQLPRPDHVLIVILENHGFDSIIGSPDAPYINELAAHGMSFTRSFGVTHPSQPNYLALFSGSTQNVNGNACPNDYSTPNLASSLIARGLTFAGFSEGLPGTGARLCTIGHYVRRHNPWANWQGAAAHAVPSEANLPWTSFPTDFSELPTVSIVIPNNQHNMHDGTDPARIREGDRWLRTNIASYVDWAMEHNSLFILTWDEDNRREGNRIPTLFVGPMVRVGQSFQFITHFNVLRTIQDFYQLSHSGQASVSDPIRDVWISVANPRQSRTNPIASTPQ, encoded by the coding sequence GTGCCTCGCGCTATCGAGGCACTGACGACCATCGCACGCCCTCTAGTCTTCCTATTCACGCCCCACCTCATTCTGTTTGCCGCGGCGCTATTGGTGTCTGCTGTGCTAGGTGGCGCTCCATGCGCTGATTTCCAGTTGCCTCGGCCAGATCATGTCTTGATTGTCATTCTGGAGAATCACGGCTTCGATAGCATTATCGGGTCGCCCGATGCTCCCTATATTAATGAGTTGGCTGCGCATGGGATGAGTTTCACCCGATCCTTCGGCGTGACTCACCCCAGCCAACCGAATTATCTCGCGCTTTTCTCGGGGTCAACTCAGAACGTCAACGGGAACGCGTGCCCCAACGATTACTCCACACCGAACCTCGCGAGTTCGCTAATTGCGCGCGGTCTGACTTTTGCGGGGTTTTCAGAAGGTCTCCCTGGCACAGGGGCTCGGCTCTGCACCATTGGTCACTACGTCCGGAGGCACAATCCATGGGCCAACTGGCAAGGAGCCGCTGCCCATGCTGTTCCATCGGAGGCCAATCTTCCCTGGACCAGCTTTCCGACCGACTTTTCGGAGCTTCCGACTGTGAGCATCGTGATCCCCAATAATCAGCACAATATGCATGACGGGACGGATCCCGCCCGTATTCGTGAGGGAGACCGATGGCTCCGGACGAATATCGCTTCCTACGTGGACTGGGCCATGGAACATAACAGCCTGTTCATTCTCACATGGGACGAGGACAACCGACGGGAGGGCAATCGAATCCCTACGCTGTTTGTAGGACCAATGGTGCGCGTGGGACAGAGCTTTCAATTCATCACTCACTTCAATGTCCTACGCACGATTCAAGACTTTTATCAGCTCTCGCATAGTGGTCAAGCATCGGTCTCCGATCCTATTCGCGATGTATGGATTTCGGTGGCCAACCCCCGCCAATCTCGTACGAATCCTATCGCATCGACTCCGCAATGA